A genomic segment from Gossypium hirsutum isolate 1008001.06 chromosome D04, Gossypium_hirsutum_v2.1, whole genome shotgun sequence encodes:
- the LOC107934357 gene encoding exocyst complex component EXO70E2: MAMGDYESTATSLEGEENLIAAAEHIVKALGSNKNFTKDVKKILADLGSQLSTMATIEDNMVEGKKSGIEEQLSVVEVKIMSWESDDSMIWDSGPDEVAEYLNAVDGARKLTERLENQCLSSQEEKDLLCRAHDVLQMAMQRLEDEFKHVLVHHRQPFEPEPISFRSSEDDAVEEGSIVSFGDESVEESTLRDSISRNSEEFIVDLVHPDVISDLKCIANLMFSSNYDHECRQAYILVRKDALDECLFNLEIEKLSIEDVLKMEWGTLNSKIKRWVRAMKVFVRPYLVSEKWLCDQTFAELGSSNLVCFVEAAKAPMLQLLNFAEAISIGSHQPERLVRILDMYEVLADLLLDINALFSDEVGSSIRIEYQEVLKRLADTVRVTFLEFENAIATNASISPFAGGGVHHLTKYVMNYIRLLADYNETLNLLLKNHDGAAATSLSPDMSPATGEESITKDFSDSCSPMALHLQSLTSVLEANLDEKSKLYRDASLQHFFLMNNIYYMAQKVKNSELRLIFEDKWIRKHNWKFQQHAMSYERATWSSILSLLKDDSNSSSGSTSRTVLRERLRSFYVAFDEVYKTQTAWIITDVQLREDLRISTSLKVIQAYRTFVGRQMQHIGEKHIRYNAEELQDYLLDLFEGSQKSLHNPNRR, encoded by the coding sequence ATGGCAATGGGGGATTATGAATCTACGGCTACATCATTAGAAGGAGAGGAAAATTTAATTGCTGCGGCGGAGCATATAGTGAAAGCGTTGGGTTCTAATAAGAACTTTACAAAAGATGTCAAGAAAATATTGGCAGATCTTGGTAGCCAGTTATCTACAATGGCTACAATTGAGGATAACATGGTTGAGGGTAAGAAAAGTGGGATTGAAGAGCAGTTGAGTGTTGTTGAGGTGAAGATTATGAGTTGGGAATCAGATGATTCTATGATATGGGATTCGGGTCCGGATGAAGTTGCCGAATATCTGAATGCTGTTGACGGAGCTCGGAAGTTGACGGAGAGATTGGAGAATCAGTGCTTGAGTAGCCAAGAAGAGAAAGATTTGTTATGCAGGGCTCATGATGTTCTTCAGATGGCAATGCAGAGGCTTGAGGATGAGTTCAAACATGTACTTGTTCACCATAGGCAACCCTTTGAGCCAGAGCCCATTTCGTTCCGTTCGAGTGAGGATGATGCTGTTGAAGAGGGCTCGATAGTTTCTTTTGGTGATGAGTCTGTTGAGGAGTCTACCCTCAGAGATAGCATCAGTAGGAACTCAGAGGAGTTTATCGTTGATTTGGTTCATCCAGATGTGATTTCTGATCTCAAATGCATTGCCAATTTGATGTTCAGTTCGAATTATGACCATGAATGTCGCCAGGCATACATCCTTGTTCGAAAGGATGCGTTGGACGAGTGTCTCTTCAACCTTGAAATCGAGAAATTGAGCATCGAAGACGTGCTCAAGATGGAGTGGGGAACCTTGAATTCCAAAATCAAGAGATGGGTTAGAGCTATGAAGGTCTTTGTTCGGCCCTATCTTGTGAGCGAGAAGTGGCTCTGTGACCAGACTTTTGCAGAGCTTGGATCAtccaatttggtatgttttgttgAGGCAGCAAAGGCTCCAATGCTACAGCTTCTGAACTTTGCCGAGGCCATCTCAATTGGCTCTCATCAACCAGAAAGGCTAGTTCGAATTCTAGACATGTATGAGGTGCTTGCAGATCTTCTTCTGGACATTAATGCATTGTTTTCGGATGAGGTTGGTTCTTCTATAAGAATCGAGTATCAAGAGGTTTTGAAGAGATTGGCTGATACTGTAAGGGTTACGTTTCTTGAATTTGAGAATGCCATTGCGACAAACGCGTCAATAAGCCCTTTTGCAGGAGGGGGAGTTCACCATTTGACCAAATACGTTATGAATTACATCCGGCTTCTTGCAGATTATAATGAGACCCTAAATTTACTCCTCAAGAACCATGATGGAGCCGCTGCTACCTCACTCTCCCCCGATATGAGTCCAGCTACAGGGGAGGAAAGCATAACTAAAGATTTCTCTGACAGTTGTTCTCCAATGGCACTCCATCTCCAGTCACTCACTTCTGTTCTAGAAGCCAACCTAGACGagaaatcaaaattatatagggATGCTTCCTTGCAACACTTCTTTTTGATGAACAATATATATTACATGGCTCAAAAGGTTAAGAATTCCGAACTTAGGCTTATATTCGAAGATAAGTGGATTCGAAAACACAACTGGAAATTCCAACAACATGCGATGAGCTATGAGAGAGCTACTTGGAGTTCAATTCTCTCTTTACTGAAGGACGACAGCAATTCCAGCTCTGGTTCTACCTCAAGGACAGTTCTCAGGGAGAGATTGCGGAGCTTTTATGTTGCTTTCGACGAGGTCTATAAAACGCAGACAGCATGGATCATCACAGATGTTCAGCTCCGGGAAGATTTACGAATTTCAACGTCCCTGAAAGTAATCCAAGCTTATCGAACATTCGTGGGAAGACAAATGCAACACATCGGCGAGAAACACATTAGGTACAATGCTGAAGAGCTACAGGATTACTTGTTAGACTTGTTTGAGGGATCCCAAAAATCATTGCATAATCCCAATAGGAGATGA